The Mucilaginibacter mallensis genome has a segment encoding these proteins:
- a CDS encoding RNA polymerase sigma factor → MNPLSTLSDEEILPELISGRVEAFTVLYERYNRNIYQFVYKFVHSAELADDLTQEIFIKLWNSRQQLSHVESFKAYLLVSARNHTLDSLKAALRSEKAIGEVVKNFVMQRKATDERLLDADYTAFLQRELAKLPGRTREIFRLCRKEGHTYEEVAHELGVSKSAVKNHMVFAMKVLKTSVELELGVSLAIVIAAFLIR, encoded by the coding sequence ATGAACCCGCTTAGTACACTTTCTGATGAGGAAATATTGCCCGAATTAATCTCGGGCCGTGTTGAGGCATTTACTGTCCTTTATGAGCGTTATAACCGGAATATTTATCAGTTTGTATATAAATTCGTTCATTCTGCCGAATTAGCTGATGACCTTACCCAAGAGATATTTATCAAGCTTTGGAATAGCCGCCAGCAGTTAAGTCATGTGGAATCTTTCAAAGCTTATTTGCTGGTTAGCGCCAGAAATCATACACTTGACAGTCTGAAAGCGGCCCTGCGTTCAGAAAAAGCAATAGGTGAAGTGGTGAAAAATTTTGTCATGCAGCGCAAGGCAACAGATGAACGTTTGCTGGATGCAGATTACACTGCATTCTTACAAAGGGAACTGGCGAAACTGCCGGGAAGAACCCGCGAAATCTTCCGCCTATGCCGTAAGGAAGGACATACTTACGAAGAAGTCGCCCACGAATTAGGTGTATCCAAAAGTGCAGTAAAGAATCACATGGTTTTTGCCATGAAAGTATTAAAAACGTCGGTAGAGCTTGAACTCGGTGTCTCCTTAGCTATAGTAATAGCGGCATTTTTGATCCGATAG
- a CDS encoding FecR family protein produces the protein MEEEYYYKLLVQRFTDRTATDEELEVFIKLVNEGKLDAYLTEVMNEEAGITENDEPVVYAPAKTRTLWPRIAAAASILLAISAGSYFMLHKPSPPRRIAQIQSQEIVPGRNQATLTLANGQKIILSKGLSGKLAQQGNTQINVNSASEVVYTHSGSKSEVQYNTLSTAVGEASPYPLVLPDGTKVWLNSKSSITFPTVFTGSKRHVEITGEVYFEVKHNASNPFTVKAGNQTVEDIGTAFNINSYGDEPTIKTTLVEGSAKVIANGTEKLLQPGQHTLVTQQSFQIQTADSEAETAWMSGRFIFHDEELHTAMRQLARWYNINVIYDYNPKNILLGGGFSKSRNINKVLNAFEQTGAVKFKIEGHTVHITE, from the coding sequence ATGGAAGAAGAGTATTACTACAAATTACTGGTACAGCGATTTACCGACCGTACTGCTACAGACGAAGAATTAGAAGTTTTTATCAAATTAGTTAATGAAGGTAAACTTGATGCTTACTTAACTGAGGTGATGAATGAAGAAGCCGGCATCACCGAAAATGACGAGCCGGTGGTTTATGCCCCTGCTAAAACCAGAACACTTTGGCCGCGTATAGCTGCCGCCGCATCCATATTATTGGCGATTTCGGCAGGAAGCTATTTTATGCTTCATAAACCGAGCCCGCCGAGACGAATTGCTCAAATTCAATCTCAGGAAATTGTGCCTGGTCGCAATCAGGCTACGCTTACCCTGGCAAACGGTCAAAAAATCATATTGTCAAAAGGCCTTTCAGGCAAACTGGCCCAACAAGGCAACACGCAAATTAATGTAAACAGCGCAAGTGAAGTTGTTTACACCCATTCTGGTTCAAAATCCGAAGTACAATATAATACTCTTTCAACGGCTGTTGGCGAAGCCTCCCCATACCCATTGGTATTACCGGATGGAACTAAGGTGTGGTTGAATTCTAAATCTTCCATCACTTTTCCAACTGTTTTTACTGGTTCCAAACGTCATGTTGAGATCACTGGCGAAGTTTACTTTGAAGTAAAGCACAATGCCAGCAATCCATTTACTGTTAAAGCGGGAAATCAAACAGTCGAGGATATTGGCACCGCATTTAATATCAATAGCTACGGGGATGAACCAACTATAAAAACAACGCTTGTTGAAGGTTCAGCAAAAGTAATTGCAAATGGCACCGAAAAGCTCCTTCAACCGGGCCAGCACACATTGGTAACTCAGCAGTCATTCCAAATACAAACTGCCGACAGCGAAGCTGAAACTGCATGGATGAGTGGCAGGTTCATTTTCCATGATGAAGAATTGCATACCGCCATGCGGCAACTTGCAAGGTGGTATAACATTAATGTGATTTATGATTACAATCCTAAAAATATCCTTTTGGGTGGAGGGTTTTCCAAATCAAGAAATATAAACAAAGTACTTAACGCATTTGAACAGACTGGTGCCGTCAAATTCAAAATTGAAGGACATACAGTACACATAACTGAGTGA